One Candidatus Saccharimonadales bacterium genomic window carries:
- a CDS encoding DUF475 domain-containing protein, which produces MTTKSSPSLVRSFWFPATLTVLILAFVGILSGVAALFICFVLVILEVTFSFDNAVVNAKVLEHMSPFWQKLFLTVGIFIAVFVVRFALPIFIVQLTTGLGFLEVADLAITDPAQYGRELTAAGPMIEAFGGTFLLMIALSYFFDNEKDIHWLPFERQLAAVGRFDNIGIGVMLAAAVAIYFTVSPDERSVVFVAAVLGLLLHIVLDLFDSFFEKELEEDEHGGVKVKVGMAAFSSFLYLEVLDASFSFDGVIGAFAITISVLLIVAGLAAGAVWVRSMTVHLVRTKTLGKFAYLENGAFWAILALGVVMLLKLYHIELPEVVTGSIGLTFIGASVWWSVREAKKHKKNGERELITV; this is translated from the coding sequence GTGACGACGAAGTCGTCCCCCAGTCTGGTGCGGTCCTTCTGGTTCCCGGCGACACTGACGGTGCTGATCTTGGCATTCGTCGGTATTCTGTCGGGCGTGGCCGCGCTGTTCATCTGCTTCGTGCTGGTGATCCTGGAGGTGACATTCTCGTTCGACAACGCCGTGGTGAATGCCAAGGTGCTGGAGCACATGTCGCCGTTCTGGCAGAAGCTGTTCCTCACCGTGGGTATCTTCATCGCGGTGTTCGTGGTCCGGTTCGCGCTGCCAATCTTCATCGTGCAGCTCACGACCGGCCTCGGATTCCTGGAGGTGGCCGACCTGGCCATCACCGATCCGGCGCAGTACGGCCGTGAACTGACGGCCGCGGGCCCGATGATCGAAGCCTTCGGCGGGACGTTCCTGCTGATGATCGCCCTGTCGTACTTCTTCGACAACGAGAAGGACATCCACTGGCTCCCGTTCGAACGGCAGCTGGCGGCGGTAGGACGGTTCGACAACATCGGCATCGGCGTGATGCTGGCAGCCGCGGTGGCAATCTACTTCACCGTGAGCCCCGACGAGCGCAGCGTGGTGTTCGTGGCGGCCGTCCTCGGCCTACTGCTCCACATCGTGCTCGACCTGTTCGACTCGTTCTTCGAGAAGGAGCTCGAGGAGGACGAGCACGGCGGCGTCAAGGTCAAGGTGGGCATGGCAGCCTTCTCCAGCTTCCTCTACCTCGAGGTGCTGGACGCGAGCTTCAGCTTCGACGGCGTGATCGGTGCGTTCGCCATCACGATCAGCGTTCTGCTGATCGTGGCGGGCCTGGCAGCGGGTGCGGTCTGGGTGCGGTCCATGACCGTCCACCTGGTGCGCACCAAGACCCTGGGGAAGTTCGCCTACCTGGAGAACGGTGCATTCTGGGCCATCCTGGCTCTCGGCGTGGTCATGCTGCTCAAGCTGTACCACATCGAACTGCCGGAGGTCGTCACCGGTTCGATCGGTCTCACGTTCATCGGCGCCAGCGTCTGGTGGTCGGTGCGTGAGGCGAAGAAGCACAAGAAAAACGGCGAGCGCGAGCTCATCACCGTCTGA